Proteins encoded by one window of Clostridium bornimense:
- a CDS encoding 2-phosphosulfolactate phosphatase family protein, producing MKIDLVPSVDFIKEDKLIGKSVVVIDMLRATSVIVTAIKNNCKEVIPVVTIEEALALKDKNDCLLGGERHAIKIEGFDFSNSPLEYTEDKVAGKIVTMTTSNGTRAIKGCEKGKTLIMAAMINGEAVAKKLVEIGDDVVIVNAGTEGEFSIDDFICGGHIINHLCNMENETELSDIAKTALFVYKNNDNVEDYIKEARHYRRIMELGLQDDFIYCCKKDITNVVPVYKEGKVLKSE from the coding sequence ATGAAGATAGATTTAGTACCATCAGTGGATTTTATTAAAGAGGACAAGCTAATAGGTAAATCTGTAGTTGTGATAGATATGTTAAGAGCAACGAGTGTTATCGTTACTGCAATAAAAAACAACTGTAAAGAAGTTATACCTGTAGTTACAATAGAAGAAGCATTGGCCTTGAAAGATAAAAATGATTGTTTACTGGGAGGAGAAAGGCATGCTATTAAAATAGAAGGTTTTGATTTTTCAAATTCTCCATTAGAATATACTGAGGACAAGGTAGCGGGTAAAATAGTAACTATGACAACATCAAATGGAACACGTGCAATTAAAGGATGTGAAAAAGGGAAAACTTTAATTATGGCAGCAATGATTAACGGAGAAGCAGTAGCTAAAAAACTTGTTGAGATAGGTGACGATGTAGTTATTGTTAATGCTGGAACAGAAGGTGAATTTTCAATAGATGATTTTATATGTGGAGGGCATATAATTAATCACTTATGCAACATGGAAAATGAAACAGAGTTATCTGATATAGCTAAAACAGCATTATTTGTTTATAAAAATAATGATAATGTAGAAGATTATATAAAAGAAGCTAGACATTATAGAAGAATAATGGAATTGGGACTTCAAGATGATTTTATTTATTGTTGTAAGAAGGATATTACAAATGTAGTTCCTGTATATAAAGAGGGAAAAGTATTGAAGAGTGAGTAA
- a CDS encoding TIGR01212 family radical SAM protein (This family includes YhcC from E. coli K-12, an uncharacterized radical SAM protein.), with translation MVSNKWGGKSYYTLNSFLREKFNEKVFKISLDGGFSCPNRDGTVAKGGCTYCSSSGSGDFAGNRVQSISDQFDDIKDMMNKKWSNGKLIAYFQAYTNTYAPVDELRKKYKEAISKDGVVGLAIGTRPDCLPEDVLDLLEEMSKEVYVWVELGLQCVSDKTAERINRAYPLTTFEKGLKGLRDRGIDTVVHSIFGLPGESREDMLDTIKYLSNQDIQGIKIHLLHLMKNTKMAEEYEKEPFDFLTKEEYIDLVCEAVGYIREDIVIHRLTGDAPRQLLIGPMWSLKKWEILNAIDNTLRDRGIYQGMNFKEIKGFKYTKNGGEN, from the coding sequence ATGGTAAGTAATAAGTGGGGAGGAAAATCATATTATACTTTAAATTCATTTTTAAGAGAGAAATTTAATGAAAAAGTATTTAAGATTTCACTTGATGGAGGGTTTTCTTGTCCTAATAGAGATGGGACAGTAGCAAAGGGAGGATGTACTTATTGTAGTTCTAGCGGATCAGGAGATTTTGCTGGAAATAGAGTGCAATCAATATCGGATCAATTTGATGATATAAAAGATATGATGAATAAGAAGTGGAGTAATGGTAAATTAATAGCTTATTTTCAAGCATATACTAATACCTATGCTCCAGTAGATGAGTTAAGGAAAAAATATAAAGAAGCTATTTCAAAGGATGGGGTAGTAGGGTTAGCGATAGGAACTCGTCCAGACTGTTTACCTGAAGATGTATTAGATTTATTAGAAGAGATGAGTAAAGAGGTTTATGTATGGGTAGAGCTAGGTTTACAATGTGTTAGTGATAAAACTGCTGAAAGAATAAACAGAGCCTATCCATTAACTACATTTGAAAAAGGATTAAAAGGATTAAGAGATAGAGGGATAGATACAGTAGTTCATAGTATTTTTGGACTTCCTGGTGAATCTAGAGAAGATATGCTTGACACTATAAAATATCTATCAAATCAAGATATTCAAGGAATAAAGATACATCTATTGCATCTTATGAAAAATACAAAAATGGCGGAAGAGTATGAAAAAGAGCCATTTGATTTTTTAACAAAGGAAGAGTATATAGATTTGGTGTGTGAGGCTGTAGGGTATATAAGAGAAGATATTGTTATTCATAGACTTACAGGTGATGCACCTCGTCAACTTTTAATAGGACCAATGTGGAGTTTAAAAAAGTGGGAGATTTTAAATGCTATTGATAATACTCTTAGAGATAGAGGCATATATCAAGGAATGAATTTTAAAGAGATTAAAGGGTTTAAATATACTAAAAACGGAGGGGAAAACTAG